One window of the Luteolibacter arcticus genome contains the following:
- a CDS encoding cryptochrome/photolyase family protein, with product MHTVSLVYPHQLFERHPALRAGQPALLIEDPLFFGNDPHWPLAVHKQRLVLHRASMRVWAAGRKDVHYVEAPCGAELDSAELLERVVPQDVTGLELADPLDDVLLRRIRRFSARRGIGLVVHPTPNLLTPPDFLEKHTGSGRKRPFMATFYQAQRHRLAILLEPDGSPSGGQWSFDAENRQRFPEDHLAPTEPRAAQNEHVKAAIDWVDTRFPDNPGRSGTFAYPVTRRDALAWLDRFLGERFTDFGAYEDALSRNHRVLFHSVLTPALNIGLLDPLEIVDRALAHATRHQVPMNSLEGFIRQVIGWREFMAGIYRHRGVEIRNGNFWKHDRPMPRAFYDGTTGIPPVDDAIRRVLDHGWCHHIERLMVLGNFMLLCRIRPDDVYQWFMELFVDAYDWVMVPNVYGMSQFADGGTFTTKPYLSGSNYLRKMSYYPKGDWCDTWDALFWCFIADHLEFFGSNPRLSMMARTWEKLPGAKKEAHYARATAFLAGLG from the coding sequence ATGCACACGGTCAGCCTCGTCTACCCTCACCAGCTCTTCGAGCGACACCCGGCGCTGCGAGCGGGGCAGCCAGCGCTGCTGATCGAAGATCCGCTGTTCTTCGGGAATGACCCGCACTGGCCTCTTGCGGTCCACAAGCAGCGGCTGGTCCTGCACCGGGCGTCGATGAGGGTTTGGGCCGCGGGGCGGAAGGACGTCCACTACGTCGAGGCCCCGTGCGGGGCTGAACTTGATTCGGCCGAGTTGTTGGAAAGGGTCGTGCCGCAAGACGTCACGGGGCTGGAGCTTGCCGATCCGCTCGATGATGTACTCCTGCGCCGCATTCGCCGTTTCTCCGCGAGGCGCGGGATCGGGTTGGTGGTGCACCCCACGCCGAACCTGCTGACGCCGCCGGACTTCCTGGAGAAGCACACCGGCAGCGGCCGGAAGAGGCCCTTCATGGCGACCTTTTACCAGGCCCAGCGTCATCGTCTGGCCATCCTCCTTGAGCCCGATGGCTCGCCATCCGGCGGCCAGTGGTCCTTCGATGCTGAAAACCGGCAACGGTTCCCCGAGGACCACCTCGCACCAACCGAACCCCGGGCCGCGCAAAACGAGCATGTGAAAGCGGCGATCGATTGGGTGGACACCCGCTTTCCCGACAATCCCGGACGCTCAGGGACCTTCGCTTACCCGGTGACGCGGCGCGACGCCCTGGCGTGGCTGGACCGCTTCCTTGGCGAGCGTTTCACGGACTTCGGTGCCTATGAAGACGCGCTGTCGCGGAATCACCGGGTGCTCTTCCATTCGGTGCTCACGCCAGCCCTGAACATCGGCCTGCTCGATCCGCTGGAAATCGTGGACCGCGCCTTGGCTCACGCCACGCGGCACCAAGTGCCGATGAATTCGCTCGAGGGCTTCATCCGTCAGGTGATCGGTTGGCGCGAGTTCATGGCCGGGATTTACCGCCATCGCGGCGTGGAGATCCGGAACGGTAATTTCTGGAAGCACGACCGGCCGATGCCGCGCGCCTTTTATGATGGGACGACCGGCATTCCGCCGGTGGACGACGCGATCCGGCGGGTGCTCGACCACGGCTGGTGCCATCACATCGAGCGCTTGATGGTGCTGGGCAACTTCATGCTCCTCTGCCGGATCCGGCCGGACGATGTCTACCAGTGGTTCATGGAATTGTTCGTCGATGCCTACGACTGGGTGATGGTGCCGAACGTTTATGGCATGTCGCAATTCGCGGACGGCGGGACCTTCACTACCAAGCCGTACCTGAGCGGATCGAATTACCTCCGGAAGATGTCGTACTATCCGAAGGGAGACTGGTGCGACACGTGGGACGCGCTGTTCTGGTGCTTCATCGCCGATCACCTGGAGTTCTTCGGCTCGAACCCGCGGCTGTCGATGATGGCCCGCACCTGGGAGAAGCTGCCAGGAGCGAAGAAAGAAGCGCACTACGCCCGGGCCACGGCCTTCCTCGCGGGGCTCGGCTAG
- a CDS encoding tyrosine recombinase — MDAEVEGFILYLATERGLSASYQLSVQQTLDAFSAYLRTRSLQLADVGTDELSAFLAERKTAGLAASSLRIATVHLKVFFRWLAGRGKLPMDPAEPLLSPRPEKTLPETLHAEDIRKLLESIDRTKQLGRRDLAILELFYSSGLRLAEICSARLEFLDSVEHFIRVVGKGSKTRLVPVGQRAEEAIEDYLTNERPALVKKRTGSEIFLSVRGTKLSPDRVRQVVKERAAMAGIDQNVYPHLLRHSFATHLLEGGADLRVIQELLGHADIATTQIYTHVDGTRLKAVHKKFHPRG, encoded by the coding sequence GTGGACGCGGAGGTCGAAGGATTCATCCTATATTTGGCGACCGAGCGTGGTCTCTCGGCAAGCTATCAGCTTTCCGTGCAGCAAACCCTGGATGCATTTTCCGCCTACCTCCGGACGCGCAGCCTGCAACTCGCCGACGTGGGAACCGACGAACTCTCCGCCTTCCTCGCGGAACGAAAGACCGCTGGCCTGGCCGCTTCGTCACTGCGGATCGCCACGGTTCATCTCAAGGTCTTCTTCCGGTGGCTGGCGGGGCGCGGCAAGCTACCGATGGATCCCGCCGAGCCCTTGCTCTCCCCACGGCCGGAGAAGACGCTGCCGGAAACGCTTCACGCCGAGGACATCCGCAAGCTGCTCGAATCGATCGACCGCACCAAGCAGCTCGGCCGCCGCGATCTCGCGATTCTGGAACTCTTCTACTCTTCCGGCCTACGGCTGGCGGAGATCTGCTCCGCACGCTTGGAGTTCCTCGATTCGGTCGAGCACTTCATCCGGGTCGTGGGCAAGGGGTCGAAAACCCGTCTCGTCCCGGTCGGCCAGCGCGCGGAAGAGGCGATCGAGGACTACCTGACCAACGAACGCCCGGCCCTCGTGAAGAAGCGGACCGGCTCGGAGATCTTCCTGAGCGTCCGGGGCACCAAGCTCTCTCCCGACCGGGTGAGGCAAGTGGTGAAGGAGCGGGCCGCCATGGCGGGGATCGACCAGAACGTCTATCCCCACCTGCTCCGCCACTCCTTCGCGACCCACCTGCTGGAAGGCGGGGCCGACCTGCGGGTGATCCAGGAGCTGCTTGGCCACGCGGACATTGCCACGACCCAGATCTATACCCATGTCGATGGCACGCGGCTCAAGGCGGTGCACAAGAAGTTCCATCCGCGCGGCTAG
- a CDS encoding TerC family protein, giving the protein MPAIPISWWIAFNAFVIFMLALDLGVFNRKAHVVKLKEALGWTAVWIAMAMVFNAWVWWKLGAKSGQEFLGGYLLEKSLSVDNVFVFAVIFSFFKVPREYQHKVLFWGIFGALALRAIMIAGGAALITNFGWIIYIFAAFLVYTGFKMFFHNEDSVDPGKSLVVRLLKRTMPMTPDYVGSKFLVKQDGKWFATPLLAVLLCVEVTDVIFAVDSIPAIFAITTDTFIVYTSNVFAILGLRALYFAIAGILPYFHFLKYGLGVILIFVGVKMSLAHTQWKIDMNVSLGVIAGVLVASVIASIIHRELHPLPEPLETPEDAVKAEEEEKEKE; this is encoded by the coding sequence ATGCCTGCGATACCTATCTCCTGGTGGATTGCCTTCAATGCCTTCGTGATTTTCATGCTGGCCCTCGATCTCGGAGTCTTCAATCGGAAGGCCCACGTGGTGAAGCTGAAGGAGGCGCTGGGATGGACCGCGGTGTGGATAGCCATGGCGATGGTCTTCAACGCCTGGGTCTGGTGGAAGCTGGGGGCGAAGTCCGGGCAGGAATTCCTCGGCGGCTATCTGTTGGAGAAATCGCTGTCGGTGGACAACGTCTTCGTCTTTGCGGTGATCTTCTCGTTCTTCAAGGTGCCGCGGGAGTACCAGCACAAGGTGTTGTTCTGGGGCATTTTCGGAGCCCTGGCGCTGCGTGCCATCATGATCGCTGGCGGTGCAGCCCTGATCACGAATTTCGGCTGGATCATCTACATCTTCGCCGCGTTCCTAGTCTACACGGGCTTCAAGATGTTCTTCCACAATGAGGATTCGGTCGATCCCGGGAAGAGCCTCGTCGTCCGGTTGCTGAAGCGAACGATGCCGATGACCCCCGACTACGTCGGCTCGAAGTTCTTGGTGAAGCAGGATGGCAAGTGGTTCGCGACGCCTTTGCTCGCGGTGCTGCTTTGCGTGGAGGTGACCGACGTGATTTTCGCGGTCGATTCGATTCCGGCGATCTTCGCGATCACGACGGACACCTTCATCGTCTACACGTCGAACGTGTTCGCGATCCTGGGTCTGCGCGCCCTGTATTTCGCCATCGCGGGCATCCTGCCGTACTTCCATTTCCTGAAGTATGGCTTGGGAGTGATCCTGATTTTCGTCGGCGTGAAGATGTCGCTGGCCCACACTCAGTGGAAGATCGACATGAACGTCTCGCTGGGGGTCATCGCCGGCGTGCTGGTCGCGTCAGTCATCGCCTCGATCATCCACCGGGAATTGCACCCGCTGCCCGAGCCGCTGGAAACGCCTGAAGATGCGGTGAAGGCTGAGGAAGAGGAGAAGGAAAAGGAATGA
- a CDS encoding hemolysin family protein — MSVLFEIALILVLLAFNGVFAMAEIAIVSSRRAVLQARAESGSKGAARALRMADSPNQFLSTVQIGITLVTIVNGAFGGASLGARLAEWLKPMGIFGKFTEEISMAVVITSITYVSIVVGELVPKRLAMRYAESIASMMSGPMSGLSKAASPFVRLLSWSTSGLLRLFGVKESDDQKLSREEMTVLIREGMVAGGVERSESRMMEGVLGFDKLDVYDIMIPRPKMVWIERDEHHAEVWPRIVKSTQGVFPIYQGQRDNLVGVVSVKDCYAQLAAGIEVKFQNLMQAPLLVPEVQKASLLLEDFRRTGHHAAFVVDEFGGVIGMVTLIDLMEAIVGDVPSKEERLTMPIKQRKDGSWLIDGLFEIEKLDAFLKGFRPPDGAGDEYQTLAGWFSQRLARVPTEGDQLEEYGWRFEIVDMDGIRVDKVLAMRIPQGPKG; from the coding sequence ATGTCCGTTCTCTTTGAAATCGCGCTGATCCTCGTCCTTCTGGCGTTCAACGGGGTCTTCGCCATGGCTGAGATTGCCATCGTGTCGTCGCGCCGGGCCGTCCTCCAGGCGCGCGCGGAATCCGGCAGCAAGGGCGCGGCGCGGGCATTGCGGATGGCGGATTCGCCAAACCAGTTCCTTTCCACGGTCCAGATTGGCATCACCCTGGTCACCATCGTCAACGGTGCTTTCGGCGGTGCCAGTCTCGGAGCCAGGCTTGCGGAATGGCTCAAGCCAATGGGCATCTTCGGGAAGTTCACCGAGGAGATTTCCATGGCGGTGGTGATCACCTCGATCACCTATGTCTCGATCGTCGTGGGCGAACTGGTGCCGAAGCGGCTGGCGATGCGTTACGCGGAAAGCATTGCCAGCATGATGTCCGGCCCCATGTCCGGGCTTTCCAAGGCGGCTTCTCCCTTCGTGCGGCTGCTTTCGTGGTCCACCAGCGGTCTGCTCCGTCTCTTCGGCGTGAAGGAGTCCGACGATCAGAAGCTCTCCCGCGAGGAGATGACAGTCTTGATCCGTGAGGGCATGGTGGCCGGCGGGGTGGAACGAAGCGAATCGCGGATGATGGAAGGCGTGCTCGGGTTCGACAAACTCGACGTCTACGACATCATGATCCCGCGCCCCAAGATGGTGTGGATCGAACGCGACGAGCACCACGCCGAGGTTTGGCCTCGGATCGTCAAGAGCACCCAGGGAGTGTTTCCGATCTATCAAGGGCAGCGCGACAATCTCGTCGGGGTGGTCTCGGTGAAGGACTGCTATGCCCAGCTCGCCGCGGGGATCGAGGTCAAGTTCCAGAACCTGATGCAAGCGCCGCTGCTGGTGCCGGAAGTGCAGAAGGCGAGCCTTTTGCTGGAGGATTTCCGCCGCACCGGCCATCACGCAGCCTTCGTGGTGGACGAGTTCGGCGGCGTGATCGGAATGGTGACGCTCATCGACCTCATGGAAGCGATTGTCGGTGACGTGCCGTCGAAGGAAGAGCGTCTCACCATGCCGATCAAGCAGCGCAAGGACGGCTCATGGCTGATCGACGGGCTGTTCGAGATCGAGAAGCTGGATGCTTTCCTGAAGGGCTTCCGGCCACCGGATGGCGCCGGGGATGAATACCAAACCCTTGCGGGCTGGTTTTCCCAGCGTCTCGCGCGCGTGCCGACCGAAGGTGATCAACTCGAGGAATACGGCTGGCGTTTCGAGATCGTCGACATGGACGGCATCCGTGTGGACAAGGTGCTGGCGATGCGGATTCCACAGGGGCCAAAAGGATAG
- a CDS encoding Fic family protein yields MYVVLREEPPGGELSTAAREIRTYIRQPLVKRQPVNYCGEFLDAYQPNRTFYLPEQLRDELGRIGQVGMEQLPAGTHVRQVMGRLLIDLSWNSSRLEGNTYTLLETQRLLELGEDADGRATEEAQMIVNHKAAIEMLAEDAGEIGFNRYTICNLHAVLADNLIRDGALGRVRSIPVGISGTVYHPLAVPQQIEERFDEVLRKAEAIRNPIEQAFFAMVHLPYLQPFEDVNKRVSRLAANIPLIRSNLCPLSFVEVKREDYIGAILGVYELNRVEYLCEVFADAYRRSCLRYARVRQEVGDPDPFRLRHRMAIARVVREVVQGAMNQRQTLKWIAAEAEKEMPAADRAQFSGEVEQGLLNLHEGNIARYRLRPAEFEAWRKNWR; encoded by the coding sequence GTGTACGTCGTCCTTCGTGAAGAACCGCCGGGAGGCGAGCTTTCCACGGCTGCCCGGGAGATCCGCACGTACATCCGCCAGCCGCTGGTGAAACGGCAGCCGGTAAATTACTGCGGGGAGTTTCTTGATGCCTACCAGCCGAACCGCACGTTCTACCTGCCAGAACAGCTGCGCGACGAACTCGGACGGATTGGCCAGGTCGGCATGGAGCAATTGCCCGCTGGCACCCACGTCCGGCAGGTAATGGGCCGGCTGCTGATCGACCTGTCGTGGAACTCCAGCCGACTGGAGGGAAATACCTACACGTTGTTGGAAACCCAGCGGCTGTTAGAGCTCGGCGAAGACGCCGACGGGCGGGCGACGGAAGAAGCGCAGATGATCGTGAACCACAAGGCTGCCATCGAAATGCTGGCCGAGGACGCGGGGGAGATCGGCTTCAACCGATACACCATCTGCAATCTCCACGCCGTGCTGGCGGACAACCTCATCCGCGACGGGGCTTTGGGACGGGTGCGCTCGATCCCGGTGGGGATCAGTGGAACCGTTTACCATCCGCTCGCGGTGCCGCAGCAGATCGAGGAGCGCTTCGACGAAGTCCTGCGGAAAGCGGAGGCCATTCGGAACCCGATCGAGCAGGCGTTTTTCGCGATGGTCCATTTGCCGTACTTGCAGCCCTTCGAGGACGTGAACAAGCGGGTGTCGCGGCTGGCGGCGAACATCCCGCTGATCCGGAGCAACCTGTGCCCGCTGTCCTTTGTGGAGGTGAAGCGCGAGGACTACATCGGGGCGATCCTCGGCGTGTACGAGCTCAATCGCGTGGAGTATCTGTGCGAGGTGTTTGCGGATGCTTATCGCCGGTCGTGCTTGCGCTACGCGCGGGTGCGGCAGGAGGTGGGCGACCCGGATCCGTTCCGGCTGCGTCACCGCATGGCCATCGCCCGTGTGGTGCGGGAGGTCGTGCAGGGCGCGATGAACCAGCGGCAGACGCTGAAATGGATCGCCGCGGAGGCGGAGAAGGAAATGCCGGCTGCCGACCGCGCGCAGTTCTCCGGAGAGGTCGAGCAGGGGCTACTCAACTTGCACGAGGGGAACATCGCGCGATACCGGCTGCGCCCGGCCGAGTTCGAGGCGTGGCGAAAAAACTGGCGGTGA
- a CDS encoding TatD family hydrolase, whose protein sequence is MKYIEPHAHMVSRTTDDYEKLALAGCAALCEPAFWAGFDRSSPAGFYDYYRQLTEYEPKRAARYGIPHFCWLCINPKEAEDAGFAREVMAIIPEFLDKPTVLGIGEIGLNKNTKSELAIFEEHVQLALDRDLPILIHTPHLEDKLKGTRLILDALASFSKLDRGKVIIDHVEEHTVNLVQEQGYWAGMTLYPESKCTPNRAIDMLETCDSDRLWLNSACDWGVSDPLAVVKCGLEMKRRKHSATDIERVLYENPKRFLSQSPNFKLGD, encoded by the coding sequence ATGAAATACATCGAGCCCCACGCCCACATGGTCAGCCGGACGACGGATGACTATGAAAAGCTCGCCCTCGCCGGTTGCGCCGCCCTTTGTGAGCCCGCCTTCTGGGCTGGCTTCGACCGCTCGTCGCCCGCTGGTTTTTACGACTACTATCGCCAGCTCACCGAGTATGAGCCGAAGCGCGCCGCGAGGTATGGGATCCCGCATTTCTGCTGGCTGTGCATCAATCCGAAGGAAGCCGAGGACGCAGGATTCGCCCGCGAGGTGATGGCGATCATTCCCGAGTTTCTCGACAAGCCGACGGTGCTCGGCATCGGCGAGATCGGGTTGAACAAGAACACCAAGAGCGAGCTCGCGATCTTCGAAGAGCACGTCCAGCTCGCTCTCGACCGCGACCTGCCGATCCTCATCCACACGCCGCACCTCGAGGACAAGCTCAAGGGCACCCGGCTCATTCTGGATGCGCTGGCGTCGTTCTCTAAGCTCGACCGCGGCAAGGTCATCATCGACCACGTCGAGGAACATACGGTGAATCTCGTACAAGAGCAGGGCTACTGGGCTGGCATGACCCTCTATCCTGAAAGCAAGTGCACGCCGAACCGCGCGATCGACATGCTGGAAACCTGCGACAGCGACCGGCTGTGGCTGAATTCCGCCTGCGACTGGGGTGTCTCCGACCCGCTGGCGGTTGTCAAATGCGGCTTGGAGATGAAGCGCCGCAAGCACTCCGCAACGGACATCGAGCGCGTGCTTTACGAGAATCCGAAGCGTTTCCTCAGCCAGTCGCCGAACTTCAAGCTCGGCGACTGA
- a CDS encoding sigma-70 family RNA polymerase sigma factor encodes MNAARNPDEGEVSEAFVSELTNHQTAMLAFIRALMPGSSGARDLLQEVNIILWQKRAQFEPGTSFKAWSFQVIRYHLMNHRRRLASKGWLIFDDDLVERISPALEADPEELECRHQALHLCLSKLRPKDRALLQHRYASGAPLNDYAKVINRSAGTLKATLFNLRTALRKCIERRFQEQGIPLP; translated from the coding sequence ATGAACGCCGCCAGAAACCCGGACGAAGGCGAGGTCTCCGAAGCCTTTGTGAGCGAGCTGACCAACCACCAGACGGCCATGCTGGCGTTCATCCGCGCGCTGATGCCGGGGTCCTCGGGCGCACGCGACCTGCTCCAGGAGGTGAACATCATCCTCTGGCAAAAGCGCGCTCAATTCGAACCAGGCACCAGCTTCAAGGCGTGGTCGTTCCAAGTGATCCGCTACCACCTCATGAACCATCGCCGCCGGCTCGCCTCGAAAGGCTGGCTGATCTTTGATGACGACCTCGTCGAGCGCATCTCGCCAGCGCTGGAGGCGGATCCCGAGGAGCTGGAATGCCGCCACCAGGCACTCCACCTCTGCCTGTCGAAACTCCGGCCGAAGGACCGCGCGCTGCTGCAGCACCGCTATGCCAGCGGAGCGCCGCTGAATGACTACGCCAAGGTCATCAACCGCAGCGCCGGCACGCTCAAGGCCACGCTCTTCAATCTCCGCACGGCTCTCCGGAAGTGCATCGAACGCCGCTTCCAGGAACAAGGCATCCCCCTCCCATGA
- a CDS encoding DUF1549 and DUF1553 domain-containing protein codes for MRAPVLLLALLSSASAEEKHWAYAPPVRAEVAGHPVDALLARAWEKSKLKPASQAAPRQWLERAAFTLTGLPPADEQLRRIEATPDDATWKALIDELLASPAYGERWARHWMDVARYADTRGYNFDQDNRYPFAYTYRNWLIKAVNDDLPYDRFVKLQIAADHLTGRPDHPDLAALGFLTVGLRGGQVETVDDRVDVVTRGFLSSTVSCARCHDHKTDPITMRDYYSLYSIFDHTEEPDDKPVIGKAEDEAAFQGYQAEEAKLQEKDREVRQQLVDHVRSKEALPNYLELAWRARKENWNHGKATSEGFKRGRLRPNALMRWKDFLGENAGGERLKRWLSEMDAAADDNTRKSLCEVLAGEWLAAGEGSELAQLSAKGGCPLNYGVDRISEFMDVEDGNQRRARVGAMAKLMTEHPGSPPRAMNLWDKKQWGQAVIFERGNPANRGEKFDRQWLSFLGGGAYAEGKSPRLSLAEKITDPANPLTARVIVNRVWAWHFGAPLAEPGDFGPQTPRPELLELLDTLAVNFQEKGQSLKNLHRLLLTSKAFRLSAEGAAENDPIDQANTKFWKWSRRRLDFETMRDRVLATSGALDTSRTGGRSVNLDSAPSDARRSIYAFVDRYALPGTFVSFDLPHPDHHSPKRVETTVPQQALYFLNGPLIIRQAEKLAGDAAFKALPDDQAKVKWIYQKLFRRNPSEEEIRGVQDWIASLDPADYAPKLGGYWEVRHAPDTGAPSDDLSTFPMFADNVWKTAADVSQAPIRWLNVGAGGGHASVHHTMVLRWRATGAGQVKMTGHLKRTQKGGDILAWRIDGKGKALAEAKLSPEASIDIAGTWIDVKPGDTMDFVLRAPDGDSCGNVNWTLRIEGRESESKPVTEVGDFSRQFPKSNDPATGAQPASPWADLVQMLWASNEFHFVD; via the coding sequence ATGCGTGCGCCCGTCCTCTTGCTAGCCCTGCTTTCCTCCGCATCCGCGGAGGAGAAGCACTGGGCCTATGCGCCGCCGGTGAGGGCAGAGGTGGCAGGGCATCCGGTCGATGCATTGCTCGCCCGGGCGTGGGAGAAGTCCAAGCTGAAGCCGGCCTCGCAGGCAGCTCCGCGGCAGTGGCTTGAGCGGGCAGCTTTCACGCTCACCGGGTTACCGCCGGCGGACGAGCAGTTGCGGCGGATCGAGGCGACGCCTGACGATGCCACTTGGAAGGCTCTGATCGATGAGTTGCTGGCGAGCCCGGCTTACGGCGAGCGCTGGGCGCGGCACTGGATGGACGTGGCGCGGTATGCCGATACCCGGGGCTACAATTTCGACCAGGACAATCGCTACCCCTTCGCCTACACCTATCGGAATTGGCTGATCAAAGCCGTCAACGACGATCTGCCTTATGATCGCTTCGTGAAGTTGCAGATCGCAGCGGACCATCTGACGGGCCGGCCGGACCATCCCGACTTGGCGGCGCTTGGTTTCCTCACGGTGGGATTGCGCGGTGGCCAGGTGGAGACCGTCGATGACCGCGTCGATGTGGTTACCCGAGGATTTCTTTCCAGCACCGTCTCGTGCGCCCGTTGCCACGATCACAAGACGGATCCGATCACGATGCGGGACTACTACTCGCTCTACTCGATCTTCGATCACACCGAGGAGCCGGATGACAAGCCGGTGATTGGCAAGGCGGAGGACGAGGCGGCGTTCCAAGGCTATCAGGCGGAGGAGGCGAAGTTGCAGGAGAAGGATCGCGAGGTGAGGCAGCAGCTCGTCGATCATGTGCGCTCGAAGGAGGCGCTACCGAACTATCTGGAACTCGCATGGCGGGCTCGGAAGGAGAACTGGAATCATGGCAAGGCGACCAGCGAAGGCTTCAAGCGGGGCCGGCTTCGGCCAAACGCGCTGATGCGTTGGAAGGATTTCCTCGGCGAGAATGCCGGTGGAGAACGGCTGAAGCGCTGGCTCTCGGAGATGGATGCCGCGGCCGATGACAATACGCGCAAGTCCCTCTGCGAAGTGCTTGCCGGCGAATGGCTCGCGGCAGGTGAAGGGAGCGAACTCGCTCAGCTTTCTGCGAAAGGTGGCTGCCCGCTGAACTACGGCGTGGATCGTATTTCGGAGTTCATGGACGTGGAGGATGGCAACCAGCGCCGCGCCCGCGTCGGGGCCATGGCCAAGCTGATGACCGAGCATCCGGGCTCGCCGCCGCGCGCGATGAATCTCTGGGACAAGAAGCAGTGGGGGCAGGCGGTGATTTTCGAGCGTGGCAACCCGGCGAACCGCGGGGAGAAATTCGACCGCCAGTGGCTGTCGTTTCTGGGAGGTGGCGCTTATGCCGAGGGCAAGAGCCCGCGCCTGTCATTGGCGGAGAAAATCACCGATCCCGCGAATCCGTTGACCGCACGGGTGATCGTCAATCGGGTGTGGGCCTGGCACTTTGGTGCGCCGCTGGCGGAGCCGGGAGACTTCGGTCCTCAGACGCCTAGGCCGGAATTGTTAGAGCTGCTCGATACGCTGGCGGTGAACTTTCAGGAGAAGGGGCAATCGTTGAAGAACCTGCACCGGCTGCTGCTCACGTCGAAGGCCTTCCGACTCTCGGCCGAAGGTGCTGCAGAGAACGATCCGATCGATCAGGCCAACACCAAGTTCTGGAAATGGAGCCGTCGTCGTCTGGACTTCGAAACGATGCGCGACCGCGTGCTGGCGACCAGCGGGGCGCTCGACACGAGCCGCACCGGCGGGCGTTCGGTGAATCTGGATAGCGCTCCGTCGGACGCGCGGCGAAGCATCTATGCATTCGTCGATCGCTATGCCTTGCCCGGCACCTTCGTTTCATTCGACCTGCCGCATCCCGATCACCATAGTCCGAAGCGGGTCGAAACGACAGTGCCACAGCAGGCGCTGTATTTCCTCAATGGCCCGCTGATCATCCGCCAGGCGGAGAAACTGGCGGGCGACGCGGCCTTCAAGGCGCTTCCCGATGATCAGGCGAAAGTGAAGTGGATCTATCAGAAGTTGTTCCGCCGGAACCCGTCGGAGGAGGAGATCCGTGGAGTGCAGGACTGGATCGCCAGCCTGGATCCCGCCGATTACGCGCCGAAGCTCGGCGGCTATTGGGAGGTCCGCCATGCCCCCGACACGGGTGCGCCGAGTGATGACCTGAGTACTTTCCCGATGTTTGCCGACAACGTTTGGAAGACTGCTGCCGACGTTTCGCAAGCGCCGATCCGTTGGCTGAACGTGGGTGCCGGTGGCGGCCATGCCTCGGTGCATCACACGATGGTGCTCCGTTGGCGCGCGACGGGTGCAGGTCAGGTCAAGATGACCGGTCACCTGAAGCGCACGCAGAAGGGCGGTGACATCCTCGCGTGGCGGATCGATGGAAAGGGCAAGGCGCTTGCCGAAGCGAAGCTCTCGCCGGAGGCGTCGATCGACATCGCGGGCACGTGGATCGACGTGAAACCCGGAGATACGATGGATTTCGTACTTCGCGCGCCGGACGGCGACAGCTGTGGGAACGTGAACTGGACGCTCCGCATCGAAGGCCGCGAAAGCGAATCGAAGCCGGTGACCGAAGTCGGGGATTTCAGCCGGCAGTTTCCCAAGTCCAATGATCCTGCGACCGGTGCCCAGCCCGCGAGTCCGTGGGCGGATCTGGTGCAGATGCTCTGGGCCTCGAATGAGTTCCACTTTGTCGATTGA